The Solanum stenotomum isolate F172 unplaced genomic scaffold, ASM1918654v1 scaffold488, whole genome shotgun sequence region CCAGCGCCTCCATCTCAACCGCGGCGCCACCCATTTCCTCCGTAAGTACCCCCACATCTTCAACATTTTCCACCACCCTATCAAATTACAACCTTATTGTACACTGACGGAAACCGCCCTCAAAATCACCCAACAAGAGGCTACAGCTATCAATTCTACTTTACCACTTGTAGTAACCCGTTTGGTGCGTTTGTTGTCGATGTCAGTGACTAAATCATTGCCCCTTAGAgccattttcaaggtttttaGGGAACTTGGGTTGCCTGATGATTTTGAGGAAAGTGTAATCTTGAAAAAATCTGATCTTTTTGCACTTGTTGATAGTGGGAATGAACCAAACACTCATTTGTTGAAACTTGTTGGGGATATACCCAAGGGGGAGTTAGTGGCTGCTGTTGATAATTGGAGGGTAGTGGAATGTTGTAAAGAGGATTGTGGGGTTGATAGGAATGAGATTTTGTATAGTTTTAAGCATAATTATCCACCAGGGATGAAGTTGAAGAGGAGTTTTAAGGCAAAGGTAAAAGAATGGCAACGGTTGAAGTATGTGGGGCCGTATGAAGCTGTGGAGATtggaaagaagaggaaaaataaGATTGGGATGATGGAGATGGAGAAGAGGGCAGTTGGTATTGTCCACGAGTTTTTGAGTTTGACAGTTGAGAAAATGGTTGAGGTAGAGAAGATTAGTCATTTTAGAAAGTGGTTTGGGATTGATTTGAATGTAAGGGACTTATTTTTGGATCATCCAGGGATATTTTATCTTTCGACGAAAGGGTATAGGCATACAGTTTTTTTGAGGGAGGCTTATGAAAGGGGATGCTTGATTGAACCAAATCCAGTGTATGAGGCTAGGAGGAAGCTTCTTGATCTTGTTATTTTGGGACGGCGAGGGTTGTCTAGAGGTCATTCCGAGCCAACAGGTGTGAGCCAGGGGGAAGATGGTTTCACTGAGGAGGTGAAGACTGATTCAGATGAAGATTAGTTTACCTATAGCTTGCATCTGTACCATAAATGCAGGATGCTTTGCAATTGCTAAAGGCCTGATGGAAAGGATCACGGAAGTCAAGAGGCTTGAACAAATTCTTAGCAAAACGAAATTGGAGGTAAGGATTGAGAGCACAAGTTATATATTGTTCATTTTATCAGGTAGTTTTAAAAGCCTTTCATTCAAAAGCACAACCATTGCTTTCACTTTACTTTTAGCTGGACCACGACATTCTAGTCCGTGACATTTCAGTATGTTGTCGCccaatcaatcaactatgccTCAATTACAAACTACTAGTTAAGATTGGCTATATTAGTCGTCTATATCCATTCAACTCTCCTCAGGGCTCAGACTCATTTCATTACAATCTTTCAGGAAGAGCACATGTTTTTATACTATCAAAAAATTGAACTCGCTCTTTTCCTGACTTCTCAACATATCTTATAGAGGCAGAAACAAGTTAAATATATCTCATGGCTCTACACAGTAATATCATCTGTTTATTATCAAGAAAGCTAATCTTACCACTTGAGGTCTTTCTAACTTAGTGAAAACCAATGCAACACAAAGACTCATATGCACATGAAACACATCCTGCATGTATCTGAAACTCAGGTCAAagacttaggggtcgtttggtagagtgtataaaaataatatccaATAGAGTATtaataatgcttgcattagtaatgcatgtattagttatgcatagattatttcttatgcattgtttggtttggtgtattaaaaataatatgcatcgtataaaaatatttatttacaaaagtatccttcacaattatggtgg contains the following coding sequences:
- the LOC125852745 gene encoding protein ROOT PRIMORDIUM DEFECTIVE 1-like; protein product: MLTHLLQKLSHKPPTAVLLRRKTTSAEYVASRNRDPTFEKLMDKYKNLFKVIAIQDLILGTTTNAAAPPSVSLDFLNRLSQRLHLNRGATHFLRKYPHIFNIFHHPIKLQPYCTLTETALKITQQEATAINSTLPLVVTRLVRLLSMSVTKSLPLRAIFKVFRELGLPDDFEESVILKKSDLFALVDSGNEPNTHLLKLVGDIPKGELVAAVDNWRVVECCKEDCGVDRNEILYSFKHNYPPGMKLKRSFKAKVKEWQRLKYVGPYEAVEIGKKRKNKIGMMEMEKRAVGIVHEFLSLTVEKMVEVEKISHFRKWFGIDLNVRDLFLDHPGIFYLSTKGYRHTVFLREAYERGCLIEPNPVYEARRKLLDLVILGRRGLSRGHSEPTGVSQGEDGFTEEVKTDSDED